The genome window AGCTGCTGTGCTgacattgaaataaattgccGAATGCGGCCAAAGCAATTGGCATAGCTATAAATGGCAAACCACATGGCTATTAGATACCCTATATTGGGAATTTAAGTGCGAGCGAGGCAGTTAACTTTGCTTTCGATATACGCTACAACTACTTGGGGAGTTGCTCATCTTTTAATGTGTGTGAAATCTGAcaattacttttcattttaacaTATTACCTATAATTGATACAGTTTTAGCAAGGGAGATAAGTACATTATATTATAGGCATGtataataatactttaaataaataaattcacgAAACCCGAACTATTTATTTCCTTACATTATTATCAAtgtgtataataataattaggATAAATAAATTGTCTAAAAACGCAACTATTCATTTCTATAAACACACTGCTAAGTTGTGCAATGAGTTGGTAAATAGGCGACATAATAATGTTAGCAAGATAATAATGCGCATcataatactttaaataaataagtttacaAAATACAACACTTGTGCTTGGATTATCTCTAAAAAGTcaacaatttatttctatGGATACGTAGCAAGTATGTGGAATATAAAGTTAACTATAAGCATAACAAAGTCTAGTTGTTTTAACTTGCATAAGCgatattataattttagaaaaaaaataaatgcattatatattcatgtaatttaaataaataactgaGAAAAACACACATCTCGCCTTTTGAAGTGTATCTAAAATTTCACCTTGAAAGCCTATGCATTTCTATAATTGTGCAATATTTAGTTCACTATATACATTACAAAGTCTAGCTTGAATGGGCGACAAATTCGAAAGGGTAATAGCCAAAGGTCACAGCTGTGTGAGCAGCGGGTGGAAGTGCTCTCAAAAATGACCCCAAACTGTTCAGACGACTGTCCGACAAAGATTTTTTTAGTTTCCAGCGGATATTACTGTATGCTCGATGAGGTCAGGTTACTGTCTTGGCTGTGCGGGCACACTGTGACGCTAACCTTAAGGGGGAATTAAGACgaaacgaaagacttaggcaacgaacttgacGCATTAACATggccaaataaaaattttgattaCACTCGTGTGCAATTGTTTCGCAAGCGGCAACGAATGACAAAACTCAACATTGGAATTGGAATGCGATATGTTAATCGAAGTTGTAGTCGTTGCGGCCACTTCCCTTGTCAGTCAGGCATAGACAAGTGCATGTACTTGTACTTGTATATCTATAGATTGTAAATCGGAGAATCGGAGAAGATGCGCAGTTAGTCAGATCGATGGATAAATCGAATATTACATGTTGTGCTTTGCCGTCGTTTATACACTCAATCTTGAAGAGTCAAGATGCGCTCCAAGGTTTttattcaacaacaacagtcaacGAATACTACGTTAAATCTCTAATTGAGTATCAGCCactctctgtatgtgtgtgtgtgtatgtgtgcgtctgtgtgtgtatatttctAACCAGTTTGCTTTTAGCCGTTTCGGTTTCGGCCCCCGCGCACCATTAGACAAATCTTTCCGACTGGTTTCGCTTAGTCGTGTTGTTGCTTGATTCTTCTTGATTTTTTATTGTCGTTTCGCTTATTGAAATTCCTTGTGGCATATTGTATAagtatgttaataaaaatcTCTATAAATATAAGCAACGATTCATAATTCCGTTTGCTGCGTGTCTGTTCTGTGACTGTTCAATAGAATATAATAGAATACTTCTTGCACTCAGAGAGTTCGTTGTGTGGGTTCGATATTGAATCGGATCAGGGGcagttgtgttgtgttcgaACCATGTTCAGTTGCTGTTAGATGCATGCAGATGGCATCCGGTTTTGTTAGCTGTTTTGTGCTTTGCAGCTGGCTAAAAAGCCAGCGAATTGGCAATGCAGCCGAACCGCATTCCAGGCATGACTAACAGACTTTAGCTGCTCCGAAGAGTTATTACCCTCAAGGTCATTTGTGTTAGCCGCATTTTCAGCTAGTGGCAAGTGACTTGCGGATTATGTGATATAGATTTGTTTCCAATTTGATTcgctattgttgtttgtttttagcaATTTGTTAGCCCACTTTGTGCTATAGGCCGAAATCAATTTGATGTTGACTGACAAACAGCTCCGTCATTTCGGATTCTTAAAAGCCACCTTTCAAAACGCAAAGTGTAGATACAATCAAACCTTTTAACAGCTTTGGCTAAGCGGCTCAACATCTGAGAGAAGTATTTTTATAAGGTAAGGAAACCTACAATTAATTAACAGCAGATTCTTTGGTCCCAGACAAAAGTTCTTACAGCACGCAACAGTCAAAAtacaacatacaaaataatcTTCATTTGTTTAATGAAAGTCTTTAAGTGCGCACCTCTGAGTCAGTCTGTCGAAAACCTTTCCTAAGTGATTAATGATTTACAAGCAAATACACCAGGAATTTGTcgaattgttttttgttttgtttgctgtcgttgtcgttggccattcttttgttttgtcttgCGGTTGCCACCAATTCGAGCTCGAAAAGAATTGCTCTTTGATTTTAGAAATGATCTCATCTCAGCAttatcatcgtcatcatcattgaGACAGCATCCCATACTTGTCCGGGACCggggatgatgatgatgatgatgatgatgaataTGAGTATATTTTCGTGCCAATTGTGAATGCTAAATGATTATTGCAGGTTTCGCTTCTGATTCCCCAATACCTGAAGCAACAACCTGGCCAAATGCCAAAACACCTGAGCTCCCTGACAGTTCTTTTTTGCGTTTATTTATAGCTctatgtgtgaatgtgtgctTCTCCTGACAACACAAAGAACAATAACtgacaaaaccaaaaacaaacagaaaaagaagTAACAAAAAGAAACGTGAATTCCTTTGATGCTCACCTTCGAtgcggcaactgcaactgcaaaagATATGCGATGTAGGCGGCGATAACTTacgaaaaacgaacaaaaatatatacgacGCGAAGCGCAATGTTCCAGAGGGTGCACTGAGGCTTCTCGACTTGTAAAGACtttgctgcgactgcgactgcgatgaGACGACAGCTAATCAAAAGTTACGACACGCACGCGCTTGCAAGTTACGGTTAGGTAGTTGAAGTTGATGAGAGTAGATGGAtgagagacacagagagagagagagagagagaaatagagaggGGAGCACAACGCGCGCGAGGTGTAGCACACGATCAAAgtcacaacaaaaacaatgcaatcGCGGCACTTTTTAACGTTAGTtccaaatatacgaaaaatCTAAAGCAACGGAATGTTGCGCACTCCACAAAAGAAGATTGCACCCACACACTGTCGATGTGTTAATCAACTAAAATCGAATGCGCATTCAATGTACATTTCGATTGGctgcatttgtttattaatcAAATACTTTTTCGCCTGATTTATTGCAATGCAACGCGGCACAAGTCAAAAGTATTATTCGTACGTGCCTTGCACACAGACAGCGTCGGCAATAAAAAGCTCACACACTACAACTGTTGGACAGCACACGTCTGTTTCGAAGCACGACTTTTTCTAAACTGGCAGCTCTTGTGTTAAGCTGAGCTTGAGCTGCAGTGGCATCCACTGAGAGTGCGAGAATGAGAGAGCGAAAGCTATGTTAAAGCGTTGCcacatattttacatttaccgcagttaatatattttcattgatgGGGCAGCATTAACATTGagcataatttaaattctaaaataaacaTTGAGATCCATAGCACGAAAATTGTCCATTATCCAATGGGAGACAATCTTATAATCACCACCAGGTATAGGTAGAACTTTGCTAAGTTTATAATTGAGATGACTAATGGGAAGCTTTTCCACAATAAGAAACCCACTCTGAAAAGAAATCAATTTGGTAATAAATGTTAATACTTAACAACTGCAATTACTTACATAAGGACATGAGTGATTTAAATTGGAATATGAACTAAAAAgactaaaaaagaaaagcgcCACTTTATTTGCTGATTTAGGATTCCGAATTAATTTGCAAAGATCAACGGAGTAATTATAAAGAAATGGCTTATATCCATTTAAACGTTTCATGAAAGTCACGTGAGcctaaaatattacaaatattttacttcttaagtatttaacattttagtGATATGTGTTAAATCGTAcccaaaatttgtttataggTTTCAACAGTTGTATCTTCACGCTAGCGTATTTGTATGTGCGATTTATAGATTTCAAAAAACAAGTTTCGATTTTGCAAAATTCATCAGAAACCTTGCATTCTATATTTGTGAATTCAAAATCGCTGTTTACCTAGGAGGAATAATTAGGATATcacttaataaattttgaactTATTTTAATACTTACATGAGTTGAGatataacatataattatGATATTTAATACGATCCCGAAAGCTCCATTAAGATTTGCCATTGTGTCGCGTTCAACTTGGTAACTCgatatgaatttattattatgatattttgttatttggtattttattgcGGATAATTATTGAAGCAGAACATGATATAGAAGATTGTCGTCCATTTCAAATAAATCGGTTGATGAGTATATTGACATTTTGACTAAGAAGCTTATCAGTAATGTTAGGTAAGGTCTTAATTAgatttatttgtgtatatttactttaacaaaacaaaataaagttatgatattatatatctatatttatttaaatatccaATCGATAtttctttgattatttcaCGGTGCTGCATTcaagtttatttgtttttaattgagaTTTAATTGactatattattaaaatacaaatgctatttattacatttaaattataagaATCCGGCTATTATGCAAT of Drosophila nasuta strain 15112-1781.00 chromosome 3, ASM2355853v1, whole genome shotgun sequence contains these proteins:
- the LOC132788113 gene encoding uncharacterized protein LOC132788113, producing MANLNGAFGIVLNIIIICYISTHVNSDFEFTNIECKVSDEFCKIETCFLKSINRTYKYASVKIQLLKPINKFWAHVTFMKRLNGYKPFLYNYSVDLCKLIRNPKSANKVALFFFSLFSSYSNLNHSCPYSGFLIVEKLPISHLNYKLSKVLPIPGGDYKIVSHWIMDNFRAMDLNVYFRI